The sequence below is a genomic window from Vicia villosa cultivar HV-30 ecotype Madison, WI unplaced genomic scaffold, Vvil1.0 ctg.000032F_1_1_3, whole genome shotgun sequence.
TCTCCTAAATGTGTCTATCAGGACCTACTTTTCTACACTGCCTATGAAGGCCAAGAGGTTTCTTTCCTCCATTTATTTCTTCTCTTTCATGATAACAACATGATACCAATGGAACAATTGGTGGTACTTTCatagtaatttttattttttttcttcatttttagaGCATCATACACTTTTTGCAAAGTGCGATGGATGCAATGGGTCCAAATATTCATGTTTTTGTGGAAGATGTCAAGGAGACCAACCATGTCATGGTCACTGTGTTCATGCATTTAGGTTTGTAATTCTAACTAAGGTGGTTAAAATCGCGATTTAAAACCTAAACTCTTAGATTTTACTTTTTTAGGTCGGTATTTGATGTTAAATCGCAGGCAAAATCGTTTTTATGTAAAATCGTATAATTTTATACGATTTAAATCGCTCTAAAATCTGTAAGCTCGTGTAAAATCGTTGGAGTTTACTCTTTAActtgttttaactttttttattttattgaaattttaaaaagcCCAACCGAATAAAACTTCTcccattttaatattttattcactttAAATAACCTTATTTTTGTGCATAAACATAGACACACTTATTTCAAATTCTGAAGTTGGGTTTAGCAAACAGATTAATAGCAAagtattatttaaaatttcaaatgtATTGTAGAACCAAAAGAAATATTAAAGTTTATCATTTCCAATTATCATAATTCTTACATGTTGTTGGATTTCTATACATTCAAAACATATATTAATTTTCTGCATTAAGTTACATAGTCAAAgcataaatttaatatatatatatatatatatatatatatatatatatatatatatatatatatatatatatatatatatatatatatatatatatatatatatatatatatatatatatatataatattattgtaATGAAATAAACTCAAtgattttacgtttcgattttactTAATCAAAACGAGTCaaggtaaaaactcgattctgacCACCTTCCTAACTTTCACCCCCTCAATTTGTTTATGAATGTTTATATATATCTTTGCATAATTATTTGCAGTATGGAAAGAAAAAAAGTTGCCCTTCACAAGTGGATGTAGATTCTTTACTTTTGAAGAAGTTAAAGGAAAATATTTTATCaggtattaattataataataattgtttgtaAATTCCTGAAATTACAAACATGTTAAGTTAATCTTTTATGGTAAATTTGTGTTGCGTGTGCAGCAAGATAACTGGCATGGAGGAATTTCCACTAAAACCTGGTGAATTTGTGCTGGTATAATTTTGataatgattaatttattttttttcatttagatTTAAATACATATTTAGTCTTTTATTTTGGCTAAATTAAAGTTTTAGTCTCCGATTTTAATCTGTGTAGAAACTTCTAAAAGGAATTGGCAATATTCTGGATAACTATCCTCTAGCAGCAGGAGGTACATATATATTTGATTTGATATATCTACACACATTATACTTTGCTTTTCAAGTTATTCATACGTGAATATTAATTACATTTTACATTATAGTTGATATGATATAAATGTATGATTTCAATTTCAGCTATGCTTGATTCCCATGCCTCACGACAAGATGGGGCAAGTGACAAACATTTCGATTTCGATTTCTTTGGACCGAAACATTAGCATTGCTTAACTGTGTAAATTACTTACAGTATCGTCATATGTCGTTTTTCATAAGAAATAAAATTGTATTAATTGGTAGAAACTCATAGATTGGTGTTTATGCCATGCTTATTGTGAAGAACTGTGTACTAATGATCATCTAGATGATTGATCATGTTCCGTAATATTTTCATAAGAAAAGCTTAATTCGTTTGATGATGATGACTACTAATTCTAAGTTCTGCGTCAACTTTAGAAAATCAACAAACTTCCCAGCAAATCACATATGGTTTTCATGTTTGGTAAGTCTCACCCCACATGATTTCTCTTTGAATATTTTATATCAGAACATAAAATCATTAGGATTTTGGCATAATGCATATGGTAGAAAGAAGTAGAGCTGAGAACCGACATGCGAGTGTAATTCTTCTGGCTAATCTTAGACACTGATGTTTCCAACCATTAAGTATGTACAGAATTTTTCTCTGGTTTTCTTTGCTAGGTCAATGTTGGCTCTcagatatttttcaaaatttctaaaTAGCATATAATTTGCATGTTAAACAATGTCACATTTGAGCTGTTGATTAGCGTTCTTGGAAAATAAAATTGGAGTTTCTTGGCTATTAATCTTTCCCATTGAAAATTCAGAGAAAAGCACCAAATAATGCATGAGATAATGAGAGTGGATCAACGGAAGCCTATGCAAAAAGAAGAAGATCGTCGACAAAAAGATGACAAATTTTTGGTCTTGATCTATCTACATGCATAGATTTTAGTTGGATAACTTGTATTCCAAGTTATTAACAAATTGAGAAATTGAGAAAATCAAAGGCAATTTTGAGAGAGGCATTATTACAATGAATTATGATTTTAACGGTTGATCATAACTTGAAGGTGGGCCAGCGGCTTCGATCACAATGTTAGTAATGAGGAGGAGGCGGTGTACATGCAATGCactccgatgctaaagtcagTAAGAACACATATATGTTTGAGTGTTTTGAGGATAAGATTTGAATTATTTGACCCTCTCAAATGAGAGAGTATATATAATGCCCCCAACGCTTGACCGTTGGTCCATATTTGTGCTCGACCGAGGATCCAGGCCCAAAATATCATATGTGACTGCCGAATCTTGGCATGAAAGTAGGGATTCTTGATGGTTGCCCGTAACTAACCGTTTGTCCCCGATGAAGGAGCTGAAAGGATGACTTGATATTGGCTTACGTGGAGGCCCGACTGATGACAACGATGGTCTGTTGTCCCCGAGTCAAACGAAGATGCGTCCTCGACTGAGGGGCGGGAGGAAAAAAACTTTCCTTTGCCCTCGGTTGGTTGGGCCAAGGCTATTGGGTTGTTCTAGTTGCAAAAGCAGATTAGGCCAATTCGGAACAAATTACATACACGTACATAAAAGAGTGCTATTTATAAGGCTAAAAAAGTCATAGCTAACTAACTAGTTGTAAAAGTGCTATTTATAAGGCTAAAAAAGTCATAGCTAACTAACTAGTTGTAAAAGTTAAGTTGTGACACACATTTGCAACACTTCCAAACTGTCACTAACAACAAAGTTAAAAActaaatttcatttttaacacCCTTCCTATTTCATATTTCTTAAGTTCTTCATTACCATTAATTCTTTGAAGCCTTCAAATATTGCATGCTTCAAGAGTTTGATTAGAATGTCAGCCAATTGCAATTCCATTTTGCAATAATCAATTTCCAACCTTTCTTTACCAACTTGATTCCTTAGGAATTGGTTCCTATTATCTATGTGCTTGCTCCTACCCTGCCTCATTGGATGGTTTGACAAATCAACTATTCATTAATTATCCACTAGCAATTTGATTTTCACAATGTCACTTGCATTCAACTCTTCAAGTAGCATCTCTAACCACACTGCTTGGGAGGTTTCATAATAGGTTGCAACATACTCTGCCTCTCATGAAGATAAATCAATAATTTCTTACTTATTTGAGCTCCATGAAATTGGTGTTGCTCTAATCATGAATAAATAACTAATTATGTTCTTTCTATCATCTTGATCACCACTCTCATCTAAGTCACAGTAACCATAACATTTGACCTCCATCTATATCTCATGGTCGCTTGTTCCTCTAATGCATCTTAGGATTCTCTTTGTTGCAAGTAGATGACATAGTTTGGTTCCTCCATAAATCTACTAACCAATCCCACACTATGACAAATATATGGTCTTGTAATGCAAAGATATCTTAAAAAGCCAATGATATGCTAGTAGAATATGTTGT
It includes:
- the LOC131622539 gene encoding uncharacterized protein LOC131622539; translation: MSSLLHSQISFPLEPRTSSNKNTTKTRPCIAQLYNKKTHFINLVSKPTFLPNLRKNCSIEKWKARASDNESSDVSPEFLPASPSPVHIVHEFYEAFNKKDTETLKQLLSPKCVYQDLLFYTAYEGQESIIHFLQSAMDAMGPNIHVFVEDVKETNHVMVTVFMHLVWKEKKLPFTSGCRFFTFEEVKGKYFISKITGMEEFPLKPGEFVLKLLKGIGNILDNYPLAAGAMLDSHASRQDGASDKHFDFDFFGPKH